Below is a genomic region from Mesorhizobium sp..
GGTCAAGGTGACGATCGAGGCGCCGGACCTGTGCCCCGGCTTCGCGCTCAGGCTCGTGCGCGGGGTGAAGAACGGCGCTTCGCCGAAATGGATGCAGCAGCGGCTGCTGGCGATCGGTCTGCGCCCCATCAACGCCCTGGTCGACATCACCAACTACGTGACCTTCGACCGCGGCCGGCCGCTGCACGTCTTCGACGCGGCCAAAGTCGCGGGCGACCTCGTCGTCCGCCGGGCGGCGGCCGGAGAAAAGGTGCTCGCGCTCGACACGTTCGAATACGAGCTTTCGCCCGACATGTGCGTCATCGCCGACGACAACGGCGTCGAATCGATCGCCGGCGTGATGGGCGGCGAGCATTCCGGCTGCGACGAGAACACCACCGACGTGCTGATCGAGTCGGCGCTGTGGGATCCGATCAGCATCGCCCGCACCGGCCGCTCGCTCGGCATCGTCACCGACGCGCGCTACCGCTTCGAGCGCGGCGTCGATCCCGAATTCATGGTGCCGGGCCTCGATCTCGCGACGCGGCTGGTGCTCGACATCTGCGGCGGTACGCCCACCGACGCCGAAGTCGTCGGCTATGCCGGCTATGCGCCCAAGCCGATCATGTTCCCCGTGCTGGAGGTCAAGCGCCTCACCGGCATGGACGTGCCGGGCGAGGAGAGCGCCGAGATCCTCCGGCGCCTCGGCTTCGGCGTCACCGGCGGCGGCTACTACTACGACGTCACGCAGCCCTCCTGGCGGCCGGACATCGACAGCAAGGCCGACCTCGTCGAGGAAGTCATGCGCATGCGCGGCGTCGACCAGATCGCGCCGCAGCCGCTGGCGAGCCACTCGGCGGTCAACGGCAGGATCCTGACGACGCTGCAGATCCGCACCCGCGCCGCGCGCCGCGCGCTTGCCGTGCGCGGCATGATGGAAGCCGTCACCTGGTCGTTCATCCCGGCGAAACATGCCGAAGCCTTCGGCGGCGGCCAGCCGTCGCTCAAGCTCGCCAACCCGATCGCCGCCGACATGTCCGACATGCGCCCCTCGCTTCTGCCGGGGCTGATCGCCGCCGCCCAGCGCAATGCCGATCGCGGCATCGGCGACGTCGCACTGTTCGAGGTGTCCGGCACCTATGAGGGCGACGAGGCTCACCAGCAGCGCCGCGTCGCCGCCGGCATCCGCCGCGGCACGGCCAGGCTCGAAGGGTCGGGGCGCCTGTGGTCGGGCCATGCCGGCATTGTGGGCGTATTCGACGCCAAGGCCGACGCCTACGCTGCGCTCGAAGCCGTCGGTGCGCCGATCGACCGGCTGACCGTCGAATCCGGCGCGCCCGGCTGGTACCATCCCGGCCGCTCGGGCGTCATCAAGCTCGGCCCCAAGACGGTGCTCGGCCATTTCGGCGAGTTCCACCCGAAGACGCTGGAGACGCTCGACGCCGACGGGCCGCTCTGCGGCTTCGAGGTCTTCGTCGACGCTGTGCCGGAGCCCAAGACCAAACCCACCCGCACCAAGCCGCGCCTCGACCTCTCGCCCTTCCAGGCGGTGAAGCGCGACTTCGCCTTCGTCGTCGACCGCGCGGTCGAGGCCGGCACGCTGGTCAAGGCGGCTCTCGGCGCCGACAAGAAGCTCATCACCGGCGTCAACGTCTTCGACGTGTTCGAGGGCGCCGCGATCGGCGACGGCAAGAAATCCGTGGCCATCGAAGTCGCCATCCAGCCGGTCGAGAAGACGCTGACGGACGACGATTTCGAGGCGCTGGCCGGCAAGATCGTCGAGAACGTCAAGAAGCAGACGGGCGGGGTGTTGCGGGGGTGAGACGGCGGTTCGCCGCTCAAGCCCCCTGCTCAAGCCTCGTCACCTCGGCTTTGAGGCGAGGATTTGCCGCGTATCCGCGAAAGAAGTTCCCACCGCCTCAGGTGGCCCGGCCAGTGTCAGTGGACGGTTACGGCTTCGTTACCGACAACGACGCGGGTGATTCGTTGGATGGTGTCCAGAGGTCCGCTCCTATATCGAGGCGCCGCGTCAAGACGGTTATCCGCCTGTAAGCGAACCTTCTGGCTGACCGAAGTTTCTGTTTCCAGGACCGCAATAACCGATAGCGGAACGTGGCGTTCGCTGTCAGCGATTACACGCAACAGCATTGCCTGCCACAATTTCGCATCATTCGTTGCAATGAAAAGAGCTACTGGGTCGCGGCTTTCTGGGTAAAAAACCATATCAGGTGTGACGTCGGCTAACTGTTGGGACACCGGCTGCCCTTCAACGTATTGAATATGGCGCTTATCCATCTCTTCGCGTATTGCAGCCTTTACGTCGTCCTCAAACGCGTTCTTAACGCGTTCGATCGTCATGAGAATTAGATCATTCAGGCGCAGCAGTAACGCTGAGAACTCTAGAACAGCCTTGGGCAACTCGGACTCTGACACCCCGTCTCGGAATATCTCGCCCATTTCCTCGTCAAACGCTGCGCCGTGCTGGTCTAATATCAGCGTCAACGCGTCGCGGCGGCTTGCAGCGTCCATCGTGGCGCCCTCCGCTTCGAGAAATGACAGCGTCAGCGCATTGTCAACCAAGCGATACATGCCAGCCTTGGGGCCGAGGGCATATATGCCAATAGGATCGCCAGTGATAAAATTTTGATATGGCGTGCCGATCGCAAGGCCGCCTTTGAAGGCGTTCACATGAACGCTCTCACAAAACGCCCTGCAAATCTGCTCCTTCAGGCCCATGGCATCGCATCTTCTATAAGCATATCATGCTGACGGGTTATTCCGATGAGACTACAGCCGATCGCCGTAGCGACTTCGTCACCCATAGCACAGCCAGGATTAAGCAATTCCATGTGGCGATGATAGGACGCAGGCCTTGGAATTCGTCTAGTTCCGGCCGGCTTGACGATCCCTACAGGCAATTTGTCAACGTCATCGCAAACTGTGTGTACATGCCAGCCGGGATGAGTGCCGTGAAACTCCCATCTCGCCAACATCCTAACGTCTCCACCCACGTCCTCCCCGAGCGAGACAATAAACTCTGGCGCCAATGTATGGTACGCTACCAGCGCTCTGAAATTCCGGCCGAACGCAAGGAAAGTTATCACCTGCCACCGATAGCGCCGGGAGAGAGGGTGGGCCTTTCCCCTCTTCTTACTCAGCGGAAAGTCACGGGTTCTAAGTTTCTCGTCGCTCCAAGCGGAGAACGCGACTCCCGACTTGTCCACGTTGATTAGACGTCCCACCCGCATGAGTGCAACTTATGGGTAATCCGCGCCTGTCTCGCAATCAAAATTGTACGCTCTTGCTCATACTCAACCAAGACATCGTTCCTATCTCTGTCAGGTTCGCCAAACAGATAACTACCTTCGTCCGACCAGAACAGCAGAACATCCGGTAGACACAAGGCCCGCGCCGCCGGTGTAAGACTTGACCGTCCTCCGTCCGCCCGACCTTCCCTGCAGCACCAGCCTCCGGCCCCCCCATGCCCCTCTCCACCACCACGCTCCCCTCCGGCATCTCCGTCCCCGTCCTCGGCCAGGGCACGTGGAAGATGGGCGAGCGGCGTGACCGCCGTGCCCAGGAAGTCGCCGCGCTCCGCCTCGGCATCGAGCTCGGCATGACGCTGATCGACACGGCGGAAATGTATGCCGACGGCGGCGCCGAGGAGGTGGTGCGGGAGGCGATCGCCGGGCGGCGCCACGAGGTGTTCGTCGTCTCGAAAGTGCTGCCGTCAAACGCGTCGCGCGCGGCCACCATCCGCGCCTGCGAGGCGAGCCTGAAGCGGCTCGGCACCGACCGCATCGACCTCTATCTGCTGCACTGGCGCGGCGGCGTGCCGCTTCGCGAGACCGTCGAGGCGTTCGAGACGCTGAAGGCGCAGGGCAGGATCGCCGACTGGGGCGTTTCCAATTTCGACGTCGACGACATGGAAGAACTCGCGGCCCTGCCGCACGGCACGGCGGTCGCGGCCAACCAGGTGCTCTACCATCTCGGCAGCCGCGGCATCGACTTCGACCTCATCCCGTGGCAGCGCGGGCGCGGAATCCCGGTCATGGCCTATTGCCCGATCGGCGAGGGCGATCTCGCGCGAGACGGCAGGCTCAAACCTGTCGCCGAGCGCCACAACGCTACACCTGCACAGATCGCACTCGCCTGGACGATCCGCGGGACAAGCGTCATCGCCATCCCCAAGGCGGCGCAGGAGAGCCATGTGCGCGACAACCGCGCCGCCGCCGACATCAGGCTCACCGCGCAGGACCTCGCCGAACTCGACGCCGCCTTCCCTCCGCCGCGCCGCAAGGTTCCGCTGGCGATGGTGTGAACCGTTGCGGAAAGCGGATCGATCGTCCTTCCGTCTTGCATGCCTCCCCGAAACTTCCCATATGCGACCCTGCGGGCCGGGCCCCTCTGGCGGTCGAACCACTCGATCGCGATGTCGGACCGTTTGATATTGGGCCCGCTTTGCATGAACCGAAGCGGGCAATTGGAGGTTACCGATCCATGCCGCGCTCCGGCCGCATCCGCTTCGTCGCTCTCTTCATGAGCCTTTTCGTAGGCCTCACGCTCGTCTCGACCGATTTCGC
It encodes:
- a CDS encoding aldo/keto reductase, which translates into the protein MPLSTTTLPSGISVPVLGQGTWKMGERRDRRAQEVAALRLGIELGMTLIDTAEMYADGGAEEVVREAIAGRRHEVFVVSKVLPSNASRAATIRACEASLKRLGTDRIDLYLLHWRGGVPLRETVEAFETLKAQGRIADWGVSNFDVDDMEELAALPHGTAVAANQVLYHLGSRGIDFDLIPWQRGRGIPVMAYCPIGEGDLARDGRLKPVAERHNATPAQIALAWTIRGTSVIAIPKAAQESHVRDNRAAADIRLTAQDLAELDAAFPPPRRKVPLAMV
- a CDS encoding DUF1828 domain-containing protein; protein product: MGLKEQICRAFCESVHVNAFKGGLAIGTPYQNFITGDPIGIYALGPKAGMYRLVDNALTLSFLEAEGATMDAASRRDALTLILDQHGAAFDEEMGEIFRDGVSESELPKAVLEFSALLLRLNDLILMTIERVKNAFEDDVKAAIREEMDKRHIQYVEGQPVSQQLADVTPDMVFYPESRDPVALFIATNDAKLWQAMLLRVIADSERHVPLSVIAVLETETSVSQKVRLQADNRLDAAPRYRSGPLDTIQRITRVVVGNEAVTVH
- the pheT gene encoding phenylalanine--tRNA ligase subunit beta codes for the protein MKLTLSWLKDHLETDASLAEIVERLTSIGLEVEHVDDKAALKPFVIAKVLSAEKHPDADKLRVLMVDTGSGDPIQVVCGAPNARAGLVGAFAAPGTYVPGIDTTLGVGKIRGVESRGMMCSERELELSDSHDGIIDLPEDAPVGTSFATWAHLDDPVIDINLTPNRPDATSIHGIARDLAASGLGTLKTPPVAPIAGEGECPVKVTIEAPDLCPGFALRLVRGVKNGASPKWMQQRLLAIGLRPINALVDITNYVTFDRGRPLHVFDAAKVAGDLVVRRAAAGEKVLALDTFEYELSPDMCVIADDNGVESIAGVMGGEHSGCDENTTDVLIESALWDPISIARTGRSLGIVTDARYRFERGVDPEFMVPGLDLATRLVLDICGGTPTDAEVVGYAGYAPKPIMFPVLEVKRLTGMDVPGEESAEILRRLGFGVTGGGYYYDVTQPSWRPDIDSKADLVEEVMRMRGVDQIAPQPLASHSAVNGRILTTLQIRTRAARRALAVRGMMEAVTWSFIPAKHAEAFGGGQPSLKLANPIAADMSDMRPSLLPGLIAAAQRNADRGIGDVALFEVSGTYEGDEAHQQRRVAAGIRRGTARLEGSGRLWSGHAGIVGVFDAKADAYAALEAVGAPIDRLTVESGAPGWYHPGRSGVIKLGPKTVLGHFGEFHPKTLETLDADGPLCGFEVFVDAVPEPKTKPTRTKPRLDLSPFQAVKRDFAFVVDRAVEAGTLVKAALGADKKLITGVNVFDVFEGAAIGDGKKSVAIEVAIQPVEKTLTDDDFEALAGKIVENVKKQTGGVLRG